Below is a genomic region from Candidatus Binataceae bacterium.
GGCCGCGCCGCCGGGCGCAAGCGCAAGGGTGTCGGCGATCACCCGGCGCAGCCGGGGCAACAGCGAATCGCCCGAGAATTCGGGCCATAAGCTGAAGGCGATCGCCGCGACCACGCAGGTGCCCAGCAGGATCGCCCAGATGCGCCATAGCGGCCCATAGATGTCGATCGACGGGCTCAGGCCGGCGAACACGAGGGCGAAGGTGGTGCCGATTTGCTTTCCCGCATAGGCAATTCGGCCGCTCGCCAGAGACGAGTACGCGGATACGTAGAAGACGGCGAAGAGCGAGATCAGGTAAACAGGAAGAGTGTGGAAATTCGGCGAAACTATAATGATTGCGAGCAGCGAGATGACCCCGCCGATCGCCGCGCCGGCGATGCGCAGAACCATCTTGCGGAATTCTGCGCCGTAAGTCGGAAGGGTGGTTATCACAACCGTCGTAAGAATCGTGGTCATCTCGACATGCTGACTCACGATGCCGATGATGTAGCCGAGAACTCCGCAAAGGCCGAGTTTCAGCGCGTAGCGCAGAAGCTTTGCATCGATTTCCCGGGCCTCCCGCGGACCATGGTCCGGCTGCATGCGCACGCCGCCCGTGGGCGGCGGCGCATCGAGCAGGCGCTCGATAAAGCCGGTGACGGCGGCCAGCGCGTCGGCGAAAGCCGCGAAATTCGTGATTTCGCGCGCACTCACGCGTGCGATGTACGTTGGTCTGACATCAATGATGCGCGCGCTCAGCATGTCCATCGCGCGCACGGCTCGAAGCCGCGACGGCGGGGGAGGGAGGTCGACGCCAACCGGGATCTCGGTCGGGAGTTCGCGGGCGATCTCATCCAACGCGTCCGCAATTGCATCAGCCGCTGACTGGACCTCGATCCGCAGCATTCCGCGAATTTCCCGCGGAACCTGCTCGCGCGCCGCCATCGTCAGGCGATCCACTTCGAGCGAAATGCGCGCGACGCGCGTGACCGCCGCGACGAGGATTGCGTGGCGACGGGTGTCCAGGCCCTCCTGTACTGCTTGATTGAGCAGCGCCATGTGCCCGGGCAGGTCGGTGGTCGGCGGCGGCGCCGGCGGCGGCGCGCCATCGGATCCGAGGTAATAGGCGGTGGCGCGGATGAGCCGCGAGCGGACGCGTCCGAGGCTGTTGCCGAGCGATTCCATCAGGAGCCTCTCTCCGCGCTCAGGCCACAGCCAGTTGTCGAATAGAACCAGTACGCCGAGTGCGATCGCGGTGCCGCCGAACGCCCCGGACGCGAACCAGCCAATTGCCGCAGGCGTAAATTCGACCAGGTAGAAGATGTTGAGCGACACGACCTGAATCAGCAGCAACCCCGCGCCGAGCTGTAATGCGCTGGCCGCGTAAGTTGACCAGGCGAGGAAGATAAAGAGAGACGGCAGCATCAGCCATGGCGTCTCGGCGAATGCGCGCGCGATCACGACGGCTACCGCGGCCGCAAACCCGATTAACACCAGCAGCATTGCGGCTTTGCGAACGGACATCATCGCCCCGGCGCCGACCAGCAGCCACGCGATGTAGGTCCCAAGCTCGTTATTCACGTGACAAATCGCAACCAGACCTGCACCGAGTGTTCCGATCATGGCGATGCGAAGCGCTACGCGGAATTTTCGCGGGCTTGGCGCGAGTTCTCGCGCCAACAATCCACCAAGCCAGTCAGCCCACCGATAGGGCTCTGCAGGCCGAAGCTCCGGTTTGGCAACAACAGTGGAGGCGGCGCCGCTCACCGACCTCCCTGGATAGTGACAACGGCGGTGGCGCCCATCCGAAACGGGAAGGCGGGATCGCCGTTCTCCAAAACGATACGCACTGGAAAGCGTTGCGAAAGGCGCACCCAGTTGAGCGTCTCTTCGATCTGCGGCAGCCCCTGGATGGTGGCGCCGTTGTTCTGATATAGCGCCCAACCGACGCCCTGCACGCGTCCGCGAAATCGCTTGTTCGGATAGCTCAGCAGGTACACCTGGGCGGGCATCCCCGTCCTGATGTGCCCCAGGAAGTTCTCGCGGAAATTAGCCAGCACGTACCACTGTCGATTATCCACCAGGCTCAGCACTTCGCGCCCCTCGTTGGCATACTGGCCAACCGTGATGTTGAGATTGGTCACGTAGGCGTCGAAGGGCGCGCGCACATAGCAGTAGTTGAGGTTCAGCTTTGCATCGTAAAGCGCCGCCTCGGCGGCCTTGCGGCGCGCATTGATGTCGCCGTAC
It encodes:
- a CDS encoding FUSC family protein is translated as MNNELGTYIAWLLVGAGAMMSVRKAAMLLVLIGFAAAVAVVIARAFAETPWLMLPSLFIFLAWSTYAASALQLGAGLLLIQVVSLNIFYLVEFTPAAIGWFASGAFGGTAIALGVLVLFDNWLWPERGERLLMESLGNSLGRVRSRLIRATAYYLGSDGAPPPAPPPTTDLPGHMALLNQAVQEGLDTRRHAILVAAVTRVARISLEVDRLTMAAREQVPREIRGMLRIEVQSAADAIADALDEIARELPTEIPVGVDLPPPPSRLRAVRAMDMLSARIIDVRPTYIARVSAREITNFAAFADALAAVTGFIERLLDAPPPTGGVRMQPDHGPREAREIDAKLLRYALKLGLCGVLGYIIGIVSQHVEMTTILTTVVITTLPTYGAEFRKMVLRIAGAAIGGVISLLAIIIVSPNFHTLPVYLISLFAVFYVSAYSSLASGRIAYAGKQIGTTFALVFAGLSPSIDIYGPLWRIWAILLGTCVVAAIAFSLWPEFSGDSLLPRLRRVIADTLALAPGGAASTREDTIDEVNAETMRILAEMLEIADDAQLEGRTSMVDHNAIIEAAGTLRRIANRLASISSSRIVVPAPRLDAMSEAARESALEEIRHQLRVWLEFFGGPNCLKVDAERALALAQLSGRIDESLKVFEARLEENEFARVTSWTLDQRRAIFAELNSLRRIAVLLPDLTAWLAEIPGRT